The following proteins are co-located in the Carassius auratus strain Wakin chromosome 7, ASM336829v1, whole genome shotgun sequence genome:
- the LOC113105740 gene encoding splicing factor 1-like, giving the protein MDKEYLSLMAELGEAPIPASSGGHNNPPPSGPRPAGPNNNQPPPNRPPWMNSGPTDNRNYHGMHQGPGGPHNFPPPMPNMGGPPMPPNPNGMPPPWMQPPPPPMSQGPAPPGHPMGLLPPPMGMMPPPPPPPNNQPPPSGPLPPWQQQAPPPPPTSSMATSAPLPWQQNTTTTSTPVTGNLPPWQQPQQTATSATQPPPPMGTPSMVPPPPGVQPPLPPGAPPPPPPPPRGSAGMMYAPPPPPPPMDPNYVTMMGIPGMPPYGMPPAPPPPPPQS; this is encoded by the exons ATGGATAAAGAGTACTTGTCTCTCATGGCAGAGCTAGGAGAGGCTCCAATCCCTGCCTCCAGTGGGGGCCACAACAATCCTCCCCCTAGTGGACCTCGTCCTGCAGGACCCAACAATAACCAGCCACCACCA AATCGTCCTCCTTGGATGAATTCAGGCCCTACTGATAACAGGAATTACCATGGCATGCACCAGGGTCCTGGTGGCCCTCACAACTTCCCTCCACCAATGCCAAACATGGGTGGCCCTCCTATGCCGCCAAACCCCAATGGTATGCCTCCACCCTGGATGCAGCCGCCGCCGCCTCCAATGAGCCAAGGCCCAGCCCCACCCGGACACCCCATGG GTTTATTGCCACCACCCATGGGTATGATGCCCCCGCCTCCACCTCCCCCCAATAACCAACCTCCACCCTCAGGACCTCTGCCACCTTGGCAACAGCAGGCACCCCCCCCACCACCCACCAGCAGCATGGCAACCAGCGCTCCACTGCCTTGGCAACAGA aTACAACCACCACATCCACCCCAGTCACTGGAAACCTGCCACCCTGGCAACAGCCTCAGCAGACGGCCACCTCAGCCACTCAGCCCCCTCCACCCATGGGCACCCCCTCTATGGTGCCGCCTCCACCTGGGGTCCAACCCCCACTTCCGCCTGGTGCGCCACCTCCTCCACCACCCCCTCCTCGTGGCTCAGCTGGCATGATGTATGCACCTCCTCCCCCACCCCCACCCATGGACCCTAACTATGTGACCATGATGGGAATTCCTGGTATGCCACCTTACGGGATGCCCCCTGCACCTCCACCACCTCCGCCCCAGAGTTAA